The Podospora pseudocomata strain CBS 415.72m chromosome 1 map unlocalized CBS415.72m_1, whole genome shotgun sequence genome has a segment encoding these proteins:
- a CDS encoding uncharacterized protein (EggNog:ENOG503PG7G) gives MHSPSRFQIIAARFSPHKLRTSFRRSSSASTSSRASSDRMSFTSQASSPVETINSIVLRQKSFDLDGDEKDLSVLEPRPAATFCSLEARMSSF, from the coding sequence ATGCATTCCCCTTCCCGCTTCCAGATCATCGCGGCCCGCTTCTCGCCTCACAAGCTTCGCACCTCGTTCCGCCGGTCCTCCTCtgcttccacctcttcccgTGCCAGCAGTGACCGGATGTCGTTCACATCACAAGCCAGCTCCCCGGTCGAGACAATCAACAGCATTGTGCTCCGCCAGAAATCGTTCGACCTGGACGGCGATGAGAAGGATCTGTCTGTCCTCGAGCCGAGACCGGCCGCCACGTTTTGCAGTCTTGAGGCACGCATGTCGTCCTTTTAA
- a CDS encoding uncharacterized protein (EggNog:ENOG503PY90) — protein sequence MTLLARHSPGSAAFTSLIKHLRRSGIIDILISWRASTVYCIVSPISILKTVPRNSAARLRNTVRRIYRSNRSKMAGPQTKPLPKGRQSYTAHETTPMSTTTKGRMMDSRVMKRQSQTAMAKRQKVSVVASHCSPHPRHKNLEDFLTTKIFPDMYLGNFVNILQFSHQGVAAQGSSDSDPKTQLSSRRGNPCSFRTLLNDGASSCNSLSSSTFKELDNGDIRFDDSECISIGRTLGNVPNHQLQKRVDSGIVLETQGRNLYSVPADLLAPENEHGDETMGDYSCIEQDIDMAICSPIFTTQDHTFKRSFSANKFPAASNLSGVSESDKQVFGSMEAMNMPFSLNEPVLRRHNRFPFRDHDAAKDDEDDDMSIISDFSLIPSYPPGGIDQQYKVKVKVGRATFKRLLKIQAKVATKTVRHIKRSCREAMGQAFDHSSPVYKPATCVRVGGAC from the exons ATGACGCTCCTGGCCAGACACTCCCCTGGCTCTGCTGCTTTCACCTCACTGATCAAACATCTCCGCCGATCTGGcatcatcgacatcctcatCTCTTGGAGAGCATCCACAGTTTACTGTATTGTCTCCCCGATATCAATTCTGAAAACAGTCCCACGGAATTCAGCCGCTCGTCTGAGGAACACAGTCCGGAGGATCTATCGCAGCAACAGATCAAAGATGGCAGGACCACAGACGAAACCTTTGCCAAAGGGCCGTCAATCCTACACTGCTCATGAAACAACACCAatgtcgacgacaacaaaaGGAAGGATGATGGATTCCAGGGTGATGAAGCGGCAAAGCCAAACTGCCATGGCGAAGAGACAGAAAGTGTCAGTTGTAGCATCACATTGCAGTCCGCATCCAAGACACAAAA ATCTCGAGGACTTCCTCACAACCAAGATCTTCCCAGACATGTATCTAGGCAACTTCGTGAACATCCTTCAGTTCAGCCACCAGGGAGTCGCAGCCCAGGGCTCTTCTGATTCTGATCCCAAGACCCAGCTATCGTCTCGACGCGGCAACCCTTGCTCGTTCCGCACGCTTCTCAATGACGGTGCTTCATCTTGCAATtctctcagcagcagcaccttTAAGGAGTTGGACAATGGAGACATTCGATTTGACGACTCCGAGTGTATCTCCATCGGCCGCACCCTAGGGAACGTCCCAAACCATCAGTTGCAGAAGCGTGTGGACAGCGGCATTGTTCTTGAGACGCAAGGTCGTAATCTTTACTCAGTTCCCGCGGACCTTCTTGCGCCGGAAAATGAGCACGGTGACGAAACCATGGGCGACTATAGCTGTATTGAGCAAGATATCGACATGGCGATCTGTTCACCCATCTTCACTACACAAGACCACACGTTCAAGCGATCATTCAGCGCAAACAAGTTCCCAGCCGCCAGTAACCTGTCAGGCGTTTCAGAATCCGACAAGCAGGTGTTTGGCTCAATGGAGGCAATGAACATGCCATTCTCCTTGAACGAACCCGTTTTGAGAAGACACAACAGATTCCCTTTCCGCGACCACGATGCCGccaaggacgacgaggacgatgacatGTCCATCATTTCCGACTTCTCGCTCATTCCCAGCTACCCCCCTGGCGGAATCGACCAACAGTACAAAGTCAAAGTGAAAGTCGGCCGGGCAACCTTTAAGCGACTTCTCAAGATCCAGGCGAAGGTTGCCACCAAGACTGTTCGCCATATCAAGCGATCCTGTCGCGAGGCCATGGGGCAGGCTTTTGACCATTCCAGCCCCGTCTATAAACCGGCTACCTGTGTCCGTGTTGGGGGTGCCTGTTAA
- the CLB2 gene encoding G2/mitotic-specific cyclin (COG:D; EggNog:ENOG503NX52): MVRTRNLRSVANENDENSTDTTRLTRAKAATLKVDELASKGLQSKKTTVAANPTRKRNALGDVTNATKGDAAEAKKPAKAALAPKATAGVQKRTTATTRSAAVPLKEKANNTKVVSKTGAGAIGPLKRKVTSTAASAAVKERVAEESEPAPKKVHTLEAEKKTKVEESFRVKSSNIEEDLRRKEAVPAPVAAEPAEHVFPEGVEDLDREDYDDPLMVAEYANDIFEYLRDLECNSVPNPHYMDHQDDLEWKTRGILIDWLVEVHTRFHLLPETLFLAVNIIDRFLSEKVVQLDRLQLVGITAMFIASKYEEVLSPHIANFRHVADDGFSEAEILSAERFVLQTLNYDLSYPNPMNFLRRISKADNYDIHSRTLGKYLMEISLLDHRFMAYRPSHIAAAAMYCARMCLNRGEWDETLAYYAGYTEAEIDPVYRLMVDYLARPVCHEAFFKKYASKKFLKASIVTRAWGKKQAGLLGIQNLGLTVDQISDDA, from the exons ATGGTT AGGACAAGAAACCTTCGTTCGGTAGCGAACGAAAACGACGAGAACAGCACTGACACGACGCGTCTTACTCGTGCCAAGGCCGCTACCTTGAAGGTGGACGAGCTGGCCTCCAAGGGATTGCAGTCCAAGAAGACCACTGTCGCCGCCAACCCCACGCGGAAGCGTAATGCTTTGGGTGATGTCACTAATGCGACGAAGGGCGATGctgccgaggccaagaagccagcAAAGGCTGCTCTCGCTCCCAAGGCCACCGCTGGCGTTCAGAAGAGAACAACTGCGACAACTCGCTCAGCTGCTGTTCCTCTCAAGGAGAAAGCCAACAACACAAAAGTCGTCTCGAAAACTGGTGCCGGCGCCATTGGTCccttgaagaggaaggtcACATCTACTGCAGCCAGCGCTGCGGTGAAGGAGCGTGTTGCAGAGGAGAGCGAGCCGGCCCCCAAGAAGGTGCACACGctcgaggctgagaagaagaccaaggttgaggagtcTTTCCGCGTCAAGAGCTCCAACATCGAGGAGGATCTCCGCCGCAAGGAGGCTGTCCCTGCGCCCGTTGCTGCCGAACCTGCCGAGCATGTCTTCCCCGAAGGTGTCGAGGATCTCGACCGCGAGGACTACGATGACCCGCTCATGGTCGCCGAATATGCTAACGACATTTTCGAGTACCTGCGCGATCTGGAATGCAACTCggtccccaacccccactaCATGGACCACCAGGATGATTTGGAGTGGAAGACGCGCGGCATCTTGATCGACTGGCTTGTCGAGGTTCACACTCGCTTCCATCTCCTGCCCGAGACCCTCTTCCTTGCCGTCAACATCATCGACCGCTTCCTGTCCGAAAAGGTTGTGCAGCTCGACCGTCTTCAGCTCGTTGGCATTACCGCCATGTTCATCGCTTCCAAGTACGAGGAGGTTCTCTCACCTCACATTGCCAACTTCCGTCACGTCGCCGACGATGGATTCAGCGAGGCCGAGATCTTGAGTGCCGAGAGATTCGTTCTGCAAACCCTCAACTACGACCTCAGCTACCCCAACCCAATGAACTTCCTCCGTCGCATTTCCAAGGCTGACAACTACGACATCCACTCCCGCACTCTTGGCAAGTATCTTATGGAGATCAGCTTGCTGGACCATCGGTTCATGGCCTACCGCCCCAGCCACATTGCCGCCGCTGCTATGTACTGCGCGCGCATGTGCCTGAACCGTGGAGAATGG GACGAGACATTGGCCTATTATGCCGGCTACACTGAGGCGGAAATCGACCCCGTTTATCGCCTGATGGTGGACTACCTGGCCCGCCCCGTCTGCCATGAGGCGTTCTTCAAGAAATACGCGAGCAAGAAGTTCCTCAAGG CATCCATCGTGACTCGCGCTTGGGGTAAGAAGCAGGCCGGTCTGCTTGGGATCCAAAACCTTGGGTTAACGGTCGACCAAATCTCGGACGATGCCTAA
- the RML2 gene encoding mitochondrial 54S ribosomal protein rml2 (COG:J; BUSCO:EOG09262X31; EggNog:ENOG503NUW1): MLRSQFRPLAAGVSAFCQSSLRLAALRGYATQVRSNHDSDASTALSGAGSQADYEPVKMRTYKPRTPGLRHLKRPINDHLWKGRPYLPLTFPKKGHGKGGRNNQGVITVRHRGGGHKRRIRTVDFERWAPGPHLVERIEYDPGRSAHIALLTRKANGKKTYIVAAEGMRAGDVVHSYRQGIPKDLLDSMGGVIDPGVLASKTAWRGNCLPMHMIPVGTNVFNVGSQAKGGAVFCRSAGTYATVISKEEETREDGSKVVTGRFVVVRLQSGEIRRVSKDACATIGVASNVMHHYRQLGKAGRKRWLNIRPTVRGLAMNAFEHPHGGGRGKSKGNRIPTSPWGTPSKGGFKTRRKNNINKWVVTPRVRNMGKRRDKKTA; encoded by the exons ATGTTGCGATCGCAATTTCGGCCTTTGGCCGCCGGTGTGTCCGCCTTCTGCCAGAGCAGCCTCCGACTGGCTGCCCTGAGGGGATATGCGACCCAAGTAAGGAGCAACCACGACAGCGATGCCTCGACAGCCCTCTCCGGTGCTGGCTCGCAAGCCGATTACGAGCCTGTAAAGATGCGAACATATAAGCCAAGGACACCCGGTCTTCGTCATCTCAAACGTCCGATCAACGATCATCTCTGGAAGGGGAGGCCGTATTTGCCTCTGACCTTCCCCAAGAAGGGGCACGGCAAAGGCGGTAGAAATAACCAGGGTGTTATCACAGTTAGACATCGTGGAGGTGGTCACAAGCGGAGGATTCGTACTGTCGATTTTGAGAGATGGGCACCTGGGCCACACCTTGTTGAGCGCATTGAATACGACCCCGGCCGGAGTGCGCACATTGCCCTGCTGACACGCAAGGCAAACGGCAAGAAGACCTACATTGTGGCGGCGGAAGGCATGAGGGCTGGAGACGTCGTTCACAGCTACCGGCAGGGTATCCCCAaggacctcctcgacagcatGGGTGGTGTTATCGATCCAGGTGTGTTGGCTTCCAAAACGGCGTGGAGGGGCAATTGCTTGCCAATGCACATGATTCCTGTTGGAACCAATgtcttcaatgttggctcCCAGGCGAagggtggtgctgtgttCTGCCGCAGCGCCGGCACCTATGCCACAGTCATCTcgaaggaggaagagactCGCGAAGACGGCAGCAAGGTCGTGACGGGTAGATTCGTCGTTGTCCGGTTACAAAGTGGTGAAATTCGCAGGGTCAGCAAGGATGCTTGCGCCACGATTGGTGTTGCTAGCAACGTGATGCATCACTACAGACAGCTGGGCAAGGCCGGAAGAAAACGTTGGCTGAATATCAGGCCGACAGTTCGTGGTTTGGCCATGAACGCAT TCGAACATCCCCACGGTGGCGGTCGTGGTAAGTCCAAGGGTAACAGAATTCCCACAAGTCCCTGGGGTACACCATCCAAGGGTGGTTTCAAGACCCGCCGgaagaacaacatcaacaaatGGGTGGTCACTCCCCGTGTCCGGAACATGGGCAAGCGGAGAGACAAGAAGACTGCCTAA